A section of the Mastomys coucha isolate ucsf_1 unplaced genomic scaffold, UCSF_Mcou_1 pScaffold15, whole genome shotgun sequence genome encodes:
- the LOC116092066 gene encoding olfactory receptor 1013, whose protein sequence is MDQNNNTVSEFIMLGFTTDPVMQKILFAVFLVVYTLTLVGNSSLIMLICNDSRLHTPMYFFIGNLSFLDLGLSSVYTPKILATCISEDKSISFAGCVAQFFFSAALDYTECYLLAAMAYDRYVAISKPLLYSQVMSLKLCVFFVAASYLGGFINSVIITKDTFALTFCSDNVIDDFFCDIPPLVKLACGKKDSFQSVLFFLLTSNVIIPIVFILATYLFIIATILRIRSTQGRLKAFSTCSSHLISVTLYYGSILYIYARPRSSYSLDRDKIVSTFYTVVFPMLNPLIYSLRNKDVKEALNKLLK, encoded by the coding sequence ATGGATCAGAACAATAATACTGTTAGTGAGTTCATAATGTTGGGATTCACAACAGACCCTGTGATGCAGAAGATCCTGTTTGCAGTGTTTCTTGTTGTATATACTTTGACTTTGGTGGGAAATAGCTCCCTCATCATGTTAATATGTAATGACTCTAGgctccacacacccatgtattTCTTCATTGGAAACCTATCATTCCTGGACCTCGGACTGTCTTCTGTCTACACACCAAAGATCCTAGCTACCTGCATCTCAGAAGACAAGAGCATCTCCTTTGCTGGTTGTGTGGCTCAATTCTTCTTCTCAGCTGCACTAGACTATACTGAATGTTACCTTTTGGCTGCCATGgcttatgaccgctatgtggctaTCTCAAAGCCACTGCTTTATTCACAGGTCATGTCCTTAAAGCTGTGTGTATTTTTTGTGGCAGCCTCATATCTGGGTGGTTTTATTAACTCTGTAATCATTACCAAAGACACATTTGCCTTGACTTTCTGCAGTGACAATGTAATTGATGACTTTTTCTGTGATATCCCACCTCTGGTGAAGCTTGCCTGTGGCAAGAAGGACAGCTTTCAGTCTGTGTTATTCTTCCTCTTGACGTCCAATGTCATCATCCCCATTGTGTTCATCCTGGCCACCTATCTCTTCATCATTGCTACTATCTTGAGGATCCGCTCCACTCAGGGTCGCCTCAAGGCCTTCTCCACCTGCTCCTCCCACCTCATCTCTGTGACCTTGTACTATGGCTCCATTCTCTACATCTATGCTCGGCCCCGGTCCAGCTACTCTTTAGATAGAGACAAAATTGTTTCAACCTTTTACACGGTGGTTTTTCCCATGTTAAATCCCCTGATCTATAGTCTGAGGAATAAGGATGTGAAAGAGGCTCTGAATAAACTCCTCAAATAA